The proteins below come from a single Chrysoperla carnea chromosome 1, inChrCarn1.1, whole genome shotgun sequence genomic window:
- the LOC123290638 gene encoding uncharacterized protein LOC123290638: MGPIVAFILTIAAINSATASKIDFFTTGKEVVFNYESHVTVRTDQPASYASLYELQAKVHVQKNEEDTLMVRLDNIVFDLENGPMQESVTNHVYVTIPKEAEALSLPFAIKYDSNKLVTAVMVDSNDQEWSYNIKKSIASIFQFNTEVVSTFGTTWNNAGHVEYSSEQTIYGLCNVTYDVLPLDDHIMVIKTADPRQCGDNYNLKRNANFLDVDSNRIYKINQMDKNARIEMIEARGDIVDAQFRATTEMISLKVHQRFIFVEEIAVTNPLVINNQMVLRSLKYEDPLSKCRDGPIMAHVDITGGRAKYNNDLIIPKVITWLGEFVNFIHENHITLTKVDSKGLQLLQSLFAVLENFDLNTLEHTFALFKEQSQNKPNELRTFNVFIQLLPHVGTRSSAVFIRNLIRKQKLDETMVVRLLRDLPTHVRCPNEKLLIELEDMLEFGEEGGRVHRASVLAYASLIKRTYFRVDENSIVLDKFMKLFMQKLQSSQDYNIQVLYLHALGNIGMESVIHTLAPILTGKMVVDRNLRSLALWSVAPLFQKNPSLMIKLVWPILSDRELDISLRIAAYDIYVRTENPTLNRFMQLYWLMYHETNEHLYNFHYNTLETFTQITYAPKNENQISEIARAILRMSRRPIVTYSYEGISINDFIDEKSGLGGKIDNLFLFGKGLTFRTKVMSRVYGFDTEMLSLHVGIAAPNYAKINAKDSVTKYVEFIMRHEGRVVMTYVIAQQTRNILPNIAKDLGFIDIDAKEDKIIEIPYLYERIIPTDFGVPIRMSEMLPHIQSIYFKMYANKKGTMKFSFQIMSMTMHNTEFKVYNPINDLWHGIEKNKYINLKFGVNVTLEIYPFNRFKLELSKLSSDNINGMQVFNENIVFIKGEKAQEVLVQSHKDNLVRRSIIRGDAYSTNTVVYDTECKTLGQHVEVKIFDCDRDLSRGGLITRLREINIIEDKHDDFISIEFLRLYLSELFQSGYGSCGYGVRFTPLDTLDHMEFNLILGPPREKIQWMETNPFGFQIEVHGVTKSVQNTNFATYNTSLMLLISAPERKTALKWSITHNDQVNKERKLGIDLRYQMKEDNLDSKFILSLGEVDKLGVINFDIKGTRSEEQERILKERKITYNECRPEVVSKWNFAPVPLECAVAHSNLNRYAIDVTVNDVELEMVQMVLNHFNALRYLYSMYSQRNTKTETNVMPMHLDVVYPVFRKEWDVTIDTPRYTEVYTGIPRHFWDYWSMETHMSLTNIFFTLSKWDSIARGVNSMVHCVISKEYVLTLNGDTEKYELTNDWTLYLNGSTLKKEMFNVYVKKVDGNMPLAIQIQMGKELMEIMPQGHEFVIKVNNNVITPTVGKYTTESKWNYLMVESPKMIMFSTIEPRKGFQVIYDGRTIRTMIPESQKRNFDGPCKDQTSHNQFELNKILAI; this comes from the exons ATGGGTCCTATAGTTG ctTTCATCCTAACTATCGCTGCTATAAACAGTGCCACCgcatcaaaaattgatttttttacaactGGAAAAGAAGTAGTATTCAATTATGAATCACATGTTACCGTACGAACAGACCAACCAGCATCATACGCTTCATTATATGAACTTCAAGCTAAAGTCCATGTCCAAAAGAATGAAGAAGACACATTAATGGTTCGTTTGGATAATATCGTTTTTGATCTTGAAAATGGTCCAATGCAAGAAAGTGTCACTAACCATGTTTACGTGACAATTCCAAAAGAAGCTGAAGCACTTTCCCTACCATTCGCAATTAAATATGACAGTAACAAACTTGTAACCGCTGTGATGGTTGATTCAAATGACCAAGAATGGTCCtacaatatcaaaaaatcaattgcATCAATTTTCCAGTTTAACACTGAAGTTGTATCAACTTTTGGTACAACTTGGAACAATGCAGGTCACGTTGAATATTCAAGCGAACAAACCATTTATGGTTTATGCAACGTTACATACGATGTGCTACCACTAGACGATCATATTATGGTTATTAAGACAGCCGACCCAAGGCAATGTGGAGACAATTACAATTTAAAGCGAAATGCCAACTTCCTAGATGTTGACTCTAACcggatttataaaataaaccaaatggACAAGAACGCTCGCATAGAAATGATTGAAGCACGGGGTGATATTGTCGACGCTCAATTCAGAGCAACCACTGAAATGATATCACTTAAAGTACATCAAcggtttatttttgttgaagaaATTGCAGTAACAAATCCACTTGTAATTAATAACCAAATGGTATTACGTTCATTAAAATACGAAGATCCACTTTCCAAATGCCGCGATGGACCAATTATGGCTCATGTTGACATCACTGGTGGTCGTGCTAAATATAATAACGATCTTATAATACCAAAAGTTATTACATGGTTAGGTGAATTCGTAAATTTCATACACGAAAACCATATTACATTAACAAAAGTAGATTCCAAAGGACTACAACTTCTACAAAGTTTATTCGCAGTATTAGAAAACTTTGACTTGAACACATTAGAACACACTTTCGCTTTATTCAAAGAACAATCGCAAAATAAACCTAACGAACTTCGTACCTTCAATGTATTCATTCAATTATTGCCTCATGTTGGAACACGATCTTCAGCTGTATTTATCCGTAATTTaattcggaaacaaaaacttgacGAAACAATGGTTGTAAGATTACTACGCGACCTACCAACTCACGTCCGTTGtccaaatgaaaaattattgatcgAACTTGAAGATATGCTGGAATTTGGTGAAGAGGGCGGTCGTGTTCATCGCGCTAGTGTACTTGCATACGCTTCGTTAATAAAACGCACATACTTTAGAGTTGATGAAAATTCAATCGTACTtgacaaatttatgaaattgtttatgcaaaaattacAAAGTTCTCAAGATTATAACATCCAAGTACTTTATCTACATGCGCTAGGCAATATTGGAATGGAATCGGTAATTCATACTTTAGCTCCTATTCTAACCGGTAAAATGGTGGTTGATCGCAATTTACGTTCTTTAGCTTTATGGTCAGTGGCTCCATTATTCCAAAAGAATCCCAGTTTAATGATTAAACTCGTATGGCCAATTCTTAGTGACCGTGAATTAGATATTAGTTTACGAATAGCTGCATATGATATTTATGTACGAACTGAAAACCCAACATTGAATCGATTCATGCAGCTTTATTGGTTAATGTATCACGAAACTAACGAACATTTGTACAATTTTCATTACAATACATTAGAAACATTTACCCAAATCACGTACGctccaaaaaatgaaaatcaaattagTGAAATAGCTCGTGCAATTTTACGAATGAGTCGTCGTCCAATTGTCACATATTCATATGAAGGTATTTCTATAAACGATTTCATTGATGAGAAATCCGGACTTGGAGGAAAAAtagacaatttatttttatttggtaagGGCCTTACTTTTCGCACAAAAGTTATGTCACGTGTTTATGGTTTCGATACAGAAATGTTATCACTGCATGTTGGAATAGCTGCACCAAACTATGccaaaataaatgcaaaagaTTCCGTAACAAAGTACGTTGAATTTATTATGAGACACGAAGGCAGGGTTGTTATGACTTACGTTATTGCGCAACAAACTAGAAATATACTACCCAATATTGCTAAAGATTTAGGATTTATTGATATTGACGCGaaagaagataaaattattgaaattccaTATTTATACGAACGAATTATACCAACCGATTTCGGAGTACCAATTCGAATGTCTGAAATGCTTCCACACattcaatcaatttatttcaaaatgtacGCTAATAAAAAAGGAactatgaaattttcttttcaaattatgtCAATGACTATGCACAACACAGAATTCAAAGTATACAATCCAATCAATGATTTATGGCacggaattgaaaaaaataaatatataaatttaaaatttggagtGAATGTTACATTGGAAATATATCCATTCAACAGATTTAAATTGGAACTTAGTAAATTAAGCTCAGATAATATCAACGGAATGCAAGTATTTaacgaaaatattgtttttatcaaagGAGAAAAAGCACAAGAGGTACTCGTACAATCCCATAAAGATAATTTAGTTCGCAGATCAATTATTCGAGGAGATGCCTACTCCACAAAT ACTGTAGTCTACGATACAGAATGTAAAACACTAGGACAACATGTTgaagtgaaaatatttgattgtgaTCGTGATTTATCACGTGGCGGTTTAATTACACGTCTTCGAGAAATTAACATCATCGAAGATAAACATGATGATTTTATCTCCATTGAATTTTTACGTTTATATTTATCAGAATTATTCCAAAGTGGTTATGGAAGCTGTGGATATGGTGTTCGTTTTACACCGTTGGATACCTTAGACCATATggaattcaatttaatattgggTCCCCCAAGAGAAAAGATTCAATGGATGGAAACAAATCCATTTGGTTTTCAAATTGAGGTACATGGTGTCACAAAATCGGTACAAAACACCAATTTTGCTACATACAATACAAGTCTTATGCTACTCATTTCTGCACCAGAACGAAAAACTGCACTTAAATGGTCGATTACCCATAATGACCAAGTTAACAAGGAACGTAAGCTTGGTATTGACTTACGTTATCAAATGAAAGAAGATAATTtagattcaaaatttattttatcacttgGTGAAGTTGACAAATTAGGTGTCattaattttgacattaaaGGTACTCGTAGCGAAGAACAAGAACGCATCTTAAAAGAACGTAAAATTACTTATAACGAATGCCGACCAGAAGTTGTTAGTAAATGGAATTTTGCTCCTGTTCCACTCGAATGTGCTGTTGCTCATTCAAACTTAAATCGGTATGCAATTGATGTTACTGTCAATGACGTAGAACTGGAAATGGTACAAAtggttttaaatcattttaatgcaTTACGTTATCTTTATTCAATGTATTCCCAAAGAAATACTAAAACTGAAACAAATGTAATGCCAATGCACTTGGATGTCGTTTATCCAGTATTCAGAAAAGAATGGGATGTAACAATTGATACACCACGTTACACTGAAGTTTATACAGGAATACCTCGACATTTTTGGGATTATTGGAGTATGGAAACACATATGTCATTGACCAACATATTTTTCACTCTTTCTAAATGGGATAGTATTGCGCGTGGTGTAAACTCAATGGTACACTGTGTCATTTCTAAAGAATACGTTTTAACATTGAATGGTGATACTGAAAAGTATGAATTGACAAACGATTGGACTTTATATCTCAATGGAAGTacacttaaaaaagaaatgtttaatgTTTACGTAAAAAAGGTAGACGGTAATATGCCATTG gcaattcaaattcaaatggGAAAAGAATTAATGGAAATCATGCCACAAGGACACgaatttgttattaaagtaaataataatgtaattacaCCAACGGTCGGAAAATACACAACAGAATcaaaatggaattatttaatGGTTGAATCACCCAAAATGATCATGTTCTCTACAATAGAACCCCGTAAAGGTTTTCAAGTTATCTACGATGGTAGAACAATACGAACAATGATCCCTGAAAGCCAAAAACGTAATTTCGATGGACCCTGTAAGGATCAAACAAGTCACAATCAATTTGaactgaacaaaattttagcaatttaa